Sequence from the Burkholderia stabilis genome:
GCAGTCGGGTTGACCGGCGAGAGGCAACGTCTCTCGCCGTTTTTTATTGGGCGCGCGCCGGTTCGAGCCGCACCCCGCAAGAAATCCGGAATCTTGCTATCGTGCCGTCATCCGAACTGCGATGAGGCAATGCGATGGATTTCGACTACGACCTGTTCGTCATCGGGGCCGGCTCGGGTGGCGTGAGGCTGGCACGGATGTCGGCGTCATACGGCGCGCGCGTCGGCATAGCGGAAGAAGAGCAGATCGGCGGCACCTGCGTGCTGCGCGGCTGCATTCCGAAGAAGCTGCTCGTCTACGCGTCGCACTATCCGCACGAGATCGAGGACGCGAAAGGCTTCGGCTGGACCTTCGGCGCCGGCACGCTCGACTGGCCCGCGCTGATCGCCGCGAAGGATCGCGAGATCAACCGCCTGAGCGACATCTACATCAGCCTGCTGCAGCAATCGGGCGTGGACATGCATGCGGGGCGCGCGACGCTCGTCGACGCGCACACGGTGGCCGTCGGCGGACGCACGATCCGTGCGCGCCACATCGCGATCGCGACCGGCTCGCGTCCGTCGCTGCCGCCGCGGCCCGGCATCGAGCATGCGATCACGTCGCGCGAGGCGCTGTCGCTCGCGGCTTGCCCCAGGCGCATCGCGGTGGTCGGCGGCGGGTACATCGCGGTCGAGTTCGCGGGCATCTTCAACGGCCTCGGCAGCCAGGTCGACCTGTTCTATCGCGGCGAGAAGATCCTGCGCGGCTTCGACGACGACGTACGTCAATTCCTGACCGACGAGATGACGAAGCAGGGTGTCGCGATCCATTCGCGCGCGGTGGTCGAAGCGATCGCGCGCGCGGACGACGGCACGCTGAGCGTGCGCGTCGGCGATGCGTGGCACGGGCCGTACGACCAGGTGCTGTATGCGACCGGCCGCGTGCCGAACGTCGACGGGCTCGGGCTCGAACAGGCGGGCGTTTTGCTCGACGCGGGCGGCGCGATCGCCGTCGATGCGTATTCGGCGACGTCGGTCGCGTCGATCCATGCGATCGGCGACGTCACGTCGCGGCCGCAGCTCACGCCGGTGGCGACACGTGACGGCGGGCTGCTCGCGCGCACGCTGTTCGGCGGGTCGCGCGTCGCGGCGGATCACGAATGGGTGCCGTCGGCCGTGTTCAGCCAGCCCGAGGTCGCGACGGTCGGCCTCACCGAGGCGGATGCGCGTACCGCGCACGGCGGAGTCGACATCTATCGCACGTCGTTCAAGGCGCTGCGCCACACGCTGTCGGGCCGCGACGAGCGCACGCTGATGAAGCTGGTCGTCGCGCGCGACAGCCAGCGCGTGATCGGCGCGCACATGGTCGGCCGCGACGCTGGCGAGATCATCCAGGGCATCGCGATCGCGATTCGCGCGGGCGCGACGAAGGCGCAGTTCGACGACACGATCGGCATCCACCCGACCGCGGCCGAAGAATTCGTGACGATGCGGCAGAAGGTGGCCGACTAGCGGCGCGAGGCGCGCAGGCGGCATGGCAATCGCGCATTCGATTGCCTGCCCCGATGGCTTTCCGGATGCCGGGATGTTGAGCCGGTGTCTTGTTCGCTATTGGTTGGCGTGCGCCAATCGCCGATCATCGCGTTCGCGATGGCCGTCGCCACCAGGCGATGAACAGCGCGCGCCGTCGGCGGTTCGGACCGGTCCCGATTCGGGCGATCGCGGCCGATGTGCTGCCGCGCCACAGAATTCGTCAATTTTTTTCAATACGCCGCGTCCTGATAAACAGGCTTGGTATGATCGCGCAAAATCATATACGGGGCCGATGATGCGCGATCAACAGCGCAGTAACCACAACAACGATGCAACCGGCGCGCGCGAACCTGTCGCGCAGGGCGCCGTCCATCCGCTTTTCGCCGCCACACCTCCGTTGCGCGCGCCTTTCCTTCACTTGTAGCCATCGCCGGCCCGGCGATGCATTCGCATGCGCGCGCATCGCGCCGATGCGCGTGCCCGTTCGCGCCGCGGCCGTTTCGACGGCCGGCTCGTTCTCGAGCCGGCGTGCCCATTCCGGGCAATTTCTTCACGCAAGGAGACCAGCAGTGAACATTCAGACACGACGCACCGTTCTCGTCGCGGCAGCGGTTGTCGCCGCGCTGTCCGGCTGCGCGACCGAATCGTCGCGCACGCTCGACGTGCCGGCCGTGAGCAGCGCGCAGAAGCCGTATGCCGGCAAACCCGTTGCGATCGCGGTCGGCAAGTTCGACAACCGCTCGAGCTACATGCGCGGCATTTTCTCGGACGGCATCGACCGTCTCGGCGGACAGGCGAAGACGATCCTCGTCACGCGCCTGCAGCAGAGCCGCCGCTTCAACGTCCTCGATCGCGAGAACCTCGACGAGATCAAGCAGGAAGCCGGCTTCATGAAGAAGGCGCAGGCGGTGAAGGGCGCGAACTACGTGGTGACGGGCGACGTGACGGAGTTCGGCCGCAAGGACGTCGGCGATCACCAGCTGTTCGGCATCCTCGGCCGCGGCAAGACGCAGGTCGCCTACGCGAAGGTCAACCTGAACATCGTCGACACGACGACGTCGGAAGTCGTCGCATCGAGCCAGGGCGCGGGCGAGTTCAGCCTGTCGAATCGCGAAGTGATCGGCTTCGGCGGCACGGCCGGCTACGACTCGACGTTGAACGGCAAGGTGCTGGATCTCGCGATCCAGGAAGCCGTGAACCATCTGGCCGAACAGGTGGACGCCGGGGCGCTGAAGGTATCGCAGTAAATCGCGCGGCCAGCATCGAAGCAAGTGTTGCAGCGGGCGCCAGGGCCGGCGTCGCGCTCGACCGATTGACCACGACATCAAAAGAGAAAAGACCATGAAACGGGGTAACTGGCTGCCGGCGACGGCAGCCGCATTGCTGCTCGCCGGCTGCGCGAGCTCCACGCCGCCGCTCTATCAGTGGACGGGCTACCAGCCGCAGGTGTACGAATACTTCAAGGGGCAGAAGTCGCCGCAAGAGCAGATCGATGCGCTCGAAAAGGCGCTGCAGGAGATCCGCGGGAAGGGCCATACGCCGCCGCCGGGCTTCCATGCGCATCTCGGGATGCTGTACGCGAGCGTCGGCAACGAGCAGCAGGCCGAGCAGGAGCTGCAGGCCGAGAAACAGCTGTTCCCGGAATCGTCGACCTACATGGATTTCCTGCTGAAGAAGAAAACCGGCGCGACGAAACCCGCGGATCAGAAGGCGGCCGCGCAAGGCGCCGCCGGCCAGACGATCGCCGGCCAGAAGAACGCCGATTCGAATTCCGCCAAACAGTGACGTGCCCGCCATGTTCAAGACACTCTCATTCAAGCTGATGTCCGTGCTGTCGATCGTCGCGCTGCTGAGCGCGTGCGCGCAGCCGGTGAAACGCCCCGATTACACGGCGTTCAAGAAGAGCCAGCCGCGCTCGATTCTCGTGCTGCCGCCGGTCAACGAAACCTCGGACGTCGCGGCGACCTACGGGGTGCTGTCGCAGATGACGCTGCCGCTCGCCGAATCCGGTTATTACGTGGTGCCGGTCGCGGTGATGGACGAGACGTTCAAGCAGAACGGCCTGACCAACGCGGCCGAGATCCAGGAGACGCCGCCCGCGAAGTTGCGCGAGATCTTCGGCGCGGACGCCGCGCTGTATTCGAAGGTTTCGCAGTACGGCACCGTGTACCGGATCATCACGAGCGCGACGGTCGTATCGACCTCGGCGAAGCTCGTCGACCTGCGCACGGGCGACGTGCTGTGGCAGGGCCAGGCGAGCGCGAGCAGCGACGAAGGCGGCAACAACGGTGGTGGCGGACTGATCGGCATGCTCGTGGTGGCTGCAGTCAAGCAGATCGCGAACTCGCTGATGGATCAGAGCCACGACATCGCCGCGTTCACGAGCAACCGGCTGTTGTCGGCCGGCCCGCCGAACGGGTTGCTCTACGGGCCGCATTCGCCGAAGTACGGCACGGACTGATCGGCGCAGGCACGGCGTACGTCGTGCGGCGGCGGGTGTGAATATTCGCCGGTCGCCGCGCAATCCGATGGTTCACCCGAACGGCCGCGCGCGTGCGCGGCCGTTTTGCATCGGCGCGCCGCGTGCGTGTACCGCTCGCGCCGTGCCGATGCTTCACGATGCTCAATGCATGCCGAATGCGTCGAGCAGCCGATACCAGCCCATCGCGAGCACCAGCGCCGGCGTGCGCAGCGCCGCGCCGCCCGGGAAGTCGCGATGCCGGATTTTGTCGAACAGGTCGAAGCGGCTCGCCTGTCCGTCGATCGCTTCGGCGATCAGCTTGCCCGCGAGCGCGGTCGTGTTCACGCCGTGCCCGGAAAATCCCTGCGCGAAGTACATCGTCGGCGCGACGCGGCCGAAGTGCGGCGCGCGGTTCATCGTGATGTCGACGAAGCCGCCCCATGCGTAGTCGACCTTCACGTCCGCGAGCTGCGGGAACGTCTTCAGCATGTCCTCGCGCATCGCCGCCGCGAGATCGCGCGGCTGCCGTGTCGAATAGCTGACCTTGCCGCCCCACACGAGCCGCGTGTCGGGCGCCGGCCGGAAATAGTCGAGCACGAAGCGGCTGTCGCAGATCGCCGCGCGCGCGGGCATCAGCGCGGCGGCGCGCGCTTCGCCGAGCGGCTCGGTTGCGATCACGTACGTGCCGACCGGCATGATCTTCTTCGACAGCGCGGGCGAGAGCGTGCCCACGTAGGTATTGCACGCGAGCACGACGAAGCGTGCACGCACGTGGCCTTCGCTCGTCTCGACGACGTGACCGCCCGCGACGTCGCGCACGCGCGTCACGCAGCTGTCCTCGTGGATGCGCACGCCCGCATCGGTCGCCGCACGGGCAAGGCCGAGCGTGTAGTTGAGCGGATGCAGGTGGCCGCTGTCCGGGTCGTACAGGCCGCCGCGATAGCGCGACGATTGCACGTAGTCGCCGATCTCGTCTTCCTCGACGAAGTGGAAGCGGTCGTAGCCGAAGCGCTTCGCGGCTTCGTCGCGCCAGCGCTTGAGCGAATCGGCGTCGCGCTCGGTGTTCGCCGCGGTCAGGTAGCCGGGCACCAGCGCGCAGTCGATGTCGTGCTGCGCGATGCGCGACTTCACGAGCGACAGCGTTTCGAGCCCCATGTCCCAGATGCGCTTCACGTCGCCCTCCGGCATGAATTGCGCGAACGTGTCGATGTCGCACGCAAAACCGCCGATCAGCTGGCCGCCGTTGCGGCCGCTCGCCGCCCATCCGACCCGAGATGCTTCGAGCACGGTCACCGAATGGCCGCGCTCGGCGAGGTTGAGCGCGGCGGACAGGCCCGTGAGGCCCGCACCGATCACGCACACGTCGGCATCGGTCGCGCCGGCGAGCGGCGCATGGCGGGTCGTATCGTTGGCGGTCGCCGCGTAGTAGGACGCGACGTGCGGCTGGTTGGCGAATGTCTGCATGGTCTGGAGAACGGAGAAAGAGGGCTCAGAACAGCTCGCGTACACGGTGGTACAGCATCCCGAGTTCGAGCGCGGGTTGCCGCCATGCGTCGCCGCCGGGGAAGCGCCGGTGACGCAGGCGCGCGAACAGGTCGAACGCGCGCGTATCGCCCGCGATCGCACCGGCAATCGCGCGTCCGGCGATGCCGGTGAGCGCGACGCCGTGCCCGCTGAAGCCCTGGACGTAGAAGAAGTTCGGGTCGAGCGCGCCGAAGTCCGGCGCGCGGTTGCGCGTGACGTCGACGAAGCCGCCCCACGCGTGCTCGACGCGCACGTCGCCGAGCTGCGGGAACACGCCGGTCATGCGCTGCCGGATCGTTTCGGCCAGCGTGGCGGGCGAAGCGCCGGCCGAATTCGCGCGGCCGCCGAACAGCATCCGGTGGTCGGCCGACAGCCGGAAGTAGTCGAGGAAGAAATTGTTGTCGCACACGGCTTCGCGCTGCGCGATCAGCGCATCGGCGCGTGCCTGGCCGAGCGGCTCGGTCGCGATGATGTACGACGCGATCGGTGCGATGCGCGCGGCGGTCGCGGCGGGCAGCACGCCGCCGGGCCCCGCGTTGCAGCACGAGACGACGAAGCGGCAGCGCACCTCGCCCGACGGCGTGCGCACGACGGGCCGCGCGCCGCGCACGATGTCGAGCGCGGGCGTGTGCGCAAACAGCGCGACGCCTTCGCGGCGCGCGGCCTCGGCGAGGCCGAGGCAGTACTTGAGCGGATGCAGGTGGCCCGACAGCGGATCGTGCACGCCGGCGAGATACCGTGTCGATGCGATGCGCGCCTGGATCGCGCCGGTGTCGAGCCACGCGAGCGACGGATGGCCCCAGCGCGACGTCGCGGCGTCCATCCACGCGCGCAGGTCGTCGATGCGGCGCGGCTTCGTCGCGACCGTCAGGTAGCCGCGCGTGAAATCGCAGTCGATCCCGTAGTGCGCGATCCGCTCGGCGATCAGCGCGACGCCGTCGAGCGACAGCGACCACGCGGCGCGCGCGCCGTCGGCGCCGAGCTGCCGCTCGATCTCCTCGTCCTTCGCGAAGCCGGTGATCGCCTGGCCGCCGTTGCGGCCCGACGCGCCCCAGCCGGGACGGTGCGCATCGATCACGGCGACGGACAACCCGCGCGCGCGGCAGTCGAGCGCCGTCGACAGGCCCGCGAAGCCCGCGCCGATCACGCAGACGTCGACGTCGATCGCATCGTCGAGCACCGGGTCGTCAACGACGGGCCGCGTGGCCGTCGCTTCGTAGTACGAGTCGCGCGCGAGCGCATCGGCGCGGCGGGTGAAAGACTGCGTCATGAAACCGACTCCCTCGAAAAGGCTGCCACGGCCTGCGACCTGCCGGCAGCCGCCCCTGAAAACGGCGCGGGACGCCGTGCGCGCGGCACGGCGTCCCGCGTGTGCTGCGTCAGAACGAATAGATGAACTGCGTCGCGAGCAGGTCGTTGGACTTGCCGTACGACCCGTCGTTGCGCAGGAACACCTTGTTGTTCGCCCAGTCGTGCCGGTATTCGACCTTCACGGTGATCTGCTGGGTCGGATAGAACAGCAGGTCGAGCGCGACGTCCTGGCGCACGGCCCCCTTGCACTCGAAGCCGAGGCCGCCGCCGGCCTTCGACATCGCGAGGCAGTCCGCGTCGACGCCGAAGCCGTTGTTCGGGTCCATCCCGTTGCCGTTCAACGCGATGCCGCCGCCGCCGCCGCCGTTCTTCGAGTTGGCGAGCAGGTCGTAGCGCAGCGTCACGCCCATGCGGCCGACCACCGGCGCGTTGAACTTGCGGTGCGCGAGCAGCGACAGGCCGTACCACTGCGCGAGCCCGCCGTTGAACGCCGCATGCTGCTGCCGGCCGTAGTCGACTTCGGCGTTGTACTGAATATCGGCGAGCGTGTAGGTCGCATCGAGTTCGCCGAAGAAGAACGAACCGTATGCGCTCGGCGCCGCGCCGCCCGGGCCGTAGTTGACGCCGATCTGCTGGCCGGTGACCGGATCCGTCACGGCGGCTGACGACAGCGTCTGCCGGCCGATGTTGAACGACCCGCCGAGGTCGAGCGCGCTCGACCACGTGTAGTCGGCACGCGCGGTGAAGGTCGGCACCTTGTTGCTCGTGGTGATCGGATCGCCGAGCGCATTCACGCCCTTCTGCGTGACCGAACCGTACGTGCGGTACTGCTCGTTGCCGAGGAAGAACTTCCACGCCCAGTTGCCCTTCGTGTAGTTCGCGCCGATACCGACGTAGCTGCCCGGGTCCGAGAAATCGTACAGCAGGTTGTGCGTGAGCGTGAGCATCTGGTTCGACTGCTGCACCTCGTAGCCGCCGAAGCTCGGGATCAAACCGGCGACCAGCGTCGTCTCGGCCGTGATCGGCACGTTGATGATCGCCGTGTTCAGCAGGTTGTCGGTGATCGAGCCGCGCGAGTTCTGCAGCAGCGTGATGCCGTTGCCGCGGTTCGGCATCAACGTGATTTCAGCCGACGGCGCCATCGGGCCGACGCCGAACGTCTTCTTGATGTCGAGGTAGAGATCGCCGAACGTGCTGTTGAAGTAGTTGTACGCGTTCTCGTGGTTCGCGAACAGGAACGACGACGTGCCGGCCGCGCGGTTGTACATGTAGGTCGGATCGATGTAGCCCGTCACCGACAGGCCGGCGAGCGGGCCCGTGTTGGCGGCGTCCGTCAGCGAGTCGACCTTCAGCTGCTGGTTCGCGATCTGCTGCTTCATTTCGCTGACTTCATCGTTGGTCAGCGCGGCCTGCGCCTTGCCGTAATCGGGCGAGGCAGGATCGGCTGCCACCATGACCGGCGCCGCGCCAGCCTTCGCACCGGCCTGCGCGACAGCGGCGCCGCCCGGCTTCGCGGTGAGCTGCGCCTGCATGGCCTTCATCTGTTTCTGCAACGCCGCGACCTGCGCCTGCAGCGCCTTGATCTCGGCGGATGTCGAGTCGGCCAGCGCGATGCCCGGCAACGCGCTGGCCACCAGCAGGCAGATCAGTTTCTTCTTCATTGCGGATTCTCCTTGTCGTGCGCCTGTCAAATCGGGATCGAATCGCGCGCCCCCCCTGGGGCAGCGCGTCTTGCTTGTCTGCAGTGCTTGTTATCTTCGAAGCGGGAAGCGGGCCGTCACGCCACCGCGAACGCCGCCTTCATGTCGGCCACCCGGCGTCGTTCACGCGCGATCATCATCCGGTTCACGACGATCACGCCGATCGTCACGGCCGTGATGAACAGCGTCGCCAGTGCGTTCATCTCCGGGTTCAGCCCCAGCCGCACCCGCGAGAACACCACCAGCGGCAGCGTCGTCGACCCCGGCCCCGACAGGAACGCCGACAGCACCAGGTCGTCGATCGACAGCGTGAACGACAGCAGCCACCCCGACAGCAGCGCCTGCGAGATCAGCGGCAGCGTCACCACGAAGAACACCTTCAGCGGCGTCGCGCCCAGATCCAGCGCCGCCTCCTCCAGCGACTTGTTCATCTCCTTCACGCGCGACTGCACGATGATCGCCACGTACGACACGCACAGCATCACGTGACCGATCCAGATCGTCACCATCCCGCGACCCTTCGGCCAGCCGAACATCTGCTCCAGTGCCACGAACAGCAGCAGCAGCGAGATGCCCTGGATCACTTCCGGAATCACCAGCGGCGCGTTGATCATCCCCGTGTACAGCGTGAAGCCCTTGAAGCGGCCGAAGCGCGCGAGCACGAAACCCGCCCACGTGCCGATCACGACCGACGCCGTGGCAGTCAGCAGACCGATCTTCAGCGACAGCCACGCGGCCGTCAGCAGCTCGTCGTCGTCCAGCAGCGCCGCGTACCACTTCAGCGAGAAGCCCGACCACACCGTCACCAGCTTCGACTCGTTGAACGAGTACACGATCAGGCTGATGATCGGGATGTACAGGAACAGGAACCCGAAGGCGAGGACGCCCGTCGACAGCGGTTTGCTCGGCTTGATCATTTCGCTTCCTCCAGTTCCTTGACCTGGTAGTACTGGAACAGCGCCATCGGCACCAGCAGCAGCATCACCATCGCGACCGTCACCGCGGACGCCATCGGCCAGTCCATGTTGTTGAAGAACTCATCCCACATCACGCGGCCGATCATCAGCGTGTCGGCGCCACCCAGCAGCTCCGGAATCACGTACTCGCCCACCGCCGGGATGAACACCAGCAGGCTGCCGGCGATGATCCCGTTCTTCGACAGCGGCAACGTGATCCGCGTGAACGCGACCCACGGTTTCGCGCCGAGGTCGTATGCGGCTTCGAGCAGCGTGAGGTCCATCTTCACGAGGTGCGCATACAGCGGCATCACCATGAACGGCAGGTACGAATAGACCATCCCGATGTAGACGCCCGCATCGCTGTGATACAGCCGCAGCGGCGTGTGGATGATCCCCAGCGCGATCAGCGTGTGGTTCAGCAGGCCGTCGTCCTTCAGGATGCCGATCCATGCGTACACGCGGATCAGGAACGACGTCCAGAACGGCAGCATCACGGCCATCATCAGTACGTTGCGCCGGTTCGGTTCCGAGCGCGCGATGTAGTACGCCATCGGGTAGCCGATCAGCAGGCACAGCACCGTCGACACGGCGGCCATCTTCAGCGAGCTGAGGTAGGTCGCGATGTACAGGTCGTCCTGCAGCAGGAACGCGTAGTGCGACAGCTGCAGCGCGAAGTGCACGACGCCGTCCTTGAACTCGACGAGCGACGTGTACGGCGGGATGCCCATCACCTGGTCGGCGAAGCTGATCTTCAGCACCAGCACGAACGGCAGCGCGAAGAACACGGCCAGCCACAGGAACGGCACGCCGATCGCGACGCTGCGGCCCGACGGCAGGAAACGCGACAGCGCGGCGAAACGGTTCGGGCGCGGCCGGCCAGCGCCGGTACTGGCGGCGCTCGACGACACCGATGCGGACGGAGTGGAAGCAGAGGTTCTCATCGTGTCGTCCTCACTGCGTCAGTACGACGCCGCTGGCCGGCGACCACGACACGAACACATCGTCGTTCCAGGCCGGTGCGTCATCGTTCATCAGGTGCGAGCTCGACAGGTTCGACACGACCGTCTTGCCGCTCGGCAGGCGTACGTGATACAGCGAGTAGCTGCCCATGTACGCGATGTCGGTCACAACGCCGCGCGCCCAGTTGTGTTTCGAGCCCGGTTTCTCGCGCGACACGTGGATGCGTTCGGGGCGCACCGAGATGCCGACCGGCATCCCGAGCGGGCCCGTCACGCCGTGGCTCACGTACATACGTGCTTCGAGATCGTCGCTTTCGACGAAGATGTGATCGGGCTCGTCCTCGACGACGCGGCCTTCGAACAGGTTCGTCGAGCCGATGAATTCGGCCGAGAAGCGGCTGTTCGGAAACTCGTACACTTCACCCGGCGCGCCGATCTGCACGATCTTGCCTTCGCTCATCACCGCGAGGCGGCTGGCCATCGTCATCGCTTCTTCCTGGTCGTGCGTGACCATCACGCAGGTCACGTCGACTTTCTCGATGATGTTGACGAGTTCGAGCTGGGTTTTCTGGCGGATCTTCTTGTCGAGCGCGGACATCGGCTCGTCGAGCAGCAGCAGCTTCGGGCGCTTGACCAGCGAGCGGGCCAGCGCGACACGCTGCTGCTGGCCGCCGGAGAGCTGGTGCGGCTTGCGCTGCGCGTACTTGCTCATCTGCACGAGCGCGAGCGCGTCGGCCACGCGCTCCTTGATCTCGTTCTTCGGCGTGCCTTCCTGCTTCAGGCCGAACGCGACGTTCGATTCGACCGACATGTGCGGGAACAGCGCGTACGACTGGAACATCATGTTGACCGGGCGGCGGTACGGCGGCAGCGACGCGAGGTCCTCGCCGTCGACGAAGATCTTGCCGGAGGTGGCCGTTTCCAGCCCGGCGAGCATGCGCAGCAGCGTGGACTTGCCGCAGCCCGAGCTGCCGAGCAGCGCGAACAGTTCGTTCTTCGCGATAGTCAGGTTCACGTTGTCGACGGCCGTGCTGTCGCCGAATTTCTTCACGACGTTTTCGATGCGTACGAAGGCGTCGTTCGGCGAGCGGGCGGCGGCAGCGGCCGGTTGGGTCTGTCGTGCAGCAGCGGAAGAGGGTATCGATTGCATGGGAGTCACCATTCGTTCTTCACGGATTGCAGGCGTGAGCGTCCCCGCGCGAGGCGCGCAACGCGACTCGCGGACAACGGCTCGTGCCGGATGGAACAGTGCGCGCGGCGCGCGCGGGCGGACGGAAGTCCGCGGATCTCAGACGGGCAGGCGTCTTGCGAAGCCTGCGCCGCCGTCAGGCATCGCGATCAGTGGCCGGTCTTCAGCTGCGCCCACAGACGGTTCTCGAGGCGCAGGATGTCGGCCGGCATCGGCTTCATCAGCACCATCTTCTTCAGCACGTCTTCGGGCGGGTAGACGGTCGGGTCCTGCGCGACGGCCGGCGTGACGAACTGGTGCGCGGCCTTGTTCGCGGTCGGGTAGAACACCGTGTTGGTGATCGCCGCGTTGACCTTCGGATCGGATACGTAGTTGATCCACTTCAGTGCGCTCTCGGGGTGCGGTGCATCCTTCGGGATCACCATCACGTCGAACCACAGCAGGCCGCCTTCCTTCGGGTTCGTGAATTTGATGTCGTACGAACGCTTCGCTTCGGATGAGCGGCGATGCGCGATACCGACGTCGCCCGACCAGCCGAGCACGACGCACACGTCGTTGTTCGCGAGGTCGTTGATGTAGCCGGACGAGTTGAACTGGGTGATGTACGGGCGGACTTTCTTCAGGACTTCGAATGCAGCCTGGTAATCGCCGGGGTTGGTGCTGTTCGGGTTCTTGCCCATGTACTGCAGCGTGGCGGCGAACACGTCGACGGCCTGGTCGAGGAACGACACGCCGCAGCTCTTCAGCTTCTCCATGTTGGCCGGGTCGAACACCAGCGCCCAGCTGTCGACGGGCGCCTTGTCGCCGAGTGCCTTCTTCACTGCCTGCGCGTTGTAGCCGATGCCGTCGGTGCCGTAGGCCCAGGGGACGCCGTACTGGTTGCCCGGGTCGGCATCGGCGATCATCTTCATCAGCAGCGGGTCGAGGTTCGCGAGGTTCGGAAGCTTCGACTTGTCGAGCTTCTGGTACACGCCGGCCTGGATCTGCTTGGCCATGTAGTTCGACGTCGGCACGACGATGTCGTAACCCGAGCTGCCGGCAAGCAGCTTCGCCTGAAGCGTGTCGTCGCTGTCGTAGTTGTCGTACTTGACGTGGATGCCCGTCTGCTTCTGGAAGTTCGGGATCGTGTCCGGTGCGATGTAGTCGGACCAGTTGTAGACGTTCAGCTCGTCGGCATGCGCCGATGGGCTGGCGACCGATGTGAACGCTGCCGCGGCGGCGAGGGCGGCAACAGAACAGGCTTGGCGAAGAAAGCAGGCACGCATGGTGGAATTCCCCTGGTTATGGCGGCGTGCGGCGCCCGCCGCACGCCTGTAGGCAAGGCCGTTACGAAATACCCAGTTGCTGGGCGGTCGCATCGACGGCCTTTTTCGCCTTCGATACGAGTTCATCGATTTCCTGACGCGAGATCACGAGCGGCGGCGACAGCAGCATCCGGTCGCCGGTCGCGCGCATGATCAGGTTGCCGTTGAAGCAGAAGTCGCGGCAGATCGTGCCGACGTCGCCGCCGTTCGCGAAGCGGCGGCGTTCGGCCGGCGCTTCGGCGAGCTGCAGGCTCGCGACGAGGCCGTGGCCGTGCACCTCGCCGACGATCGGGTGATGCGCGAAGGTCTCGCGCATCAGTGCCTGGAAGTACGGGCCCGTGTCGTTCTTCACGCGCTCGACGATCCCTTCGTCGCGCAGCAGTTTCAGGTTCGCGACCGCGACGGCCGCCGCCACCGGGTGCCCCGAATACGTGAGGCCGTGATTGAATTCGCCGTTGTCGATGATCGGGCGTGCGACGCGCTCGTGAATGCCGACCGCCCCCATCGGCACATAACCCGACGTCAGCCCCTTCGCCATCGTGATGAGATCCGGCTCGAAGCCGAAGTGCTGGTGCGCGAACCATTCGCCGGTGCGTCCGAACCCGCCGATCACTTCGTCGGCGACGAGCAGGATGTCGTACTTGCGGCAGATCCGCTGGATTTCCGGCCAGTACGTCGACGGCGGGAAGATCACGCCGCCCGCGCCCTGGAACGGCTCGCCGATGAACGCTGCGACGTTCTCCGCGCCGAGTTCGAGAATCTTCGCTTCGAGCTGCTGCGCGCGCGCGAGGCCGAACGCCTCCGGCGTTTCGCCCGGCTGCGCTTCGCCGAAGAAATACGGCTGGTCGATGTGCACGATGTGCTCGACCTTCGACGGCATCTGCTCGTGCATGTAGCCCATCCCGCCGAGCGTGCCGCCGGCGATCGTCGAGCCGTGATAGCCGTTCTTGCGCGAGATCACGTATTTCTTCTGCGGCTTGCCCTGCACGCG
This genomic interval carries:
- a CDS encoding DUF4810 domain-containing protein; translation: MKRGNWLPATAAALLLAGCASSTPPLYQWTGYQPQVYEYFKGQKSPQEQIDALEKALQEIRGKGHTPPPGFHAHLGMLYASVGNEQQAEQELQAEKQLFPESSTYMDFLLKKKTGATKPADQKAAAQGAAGQTIAGQKNADSNSAKQ
- a CDS encoding CsgG/HfaB family protein is translated as MQTRRTVLVAAAVVAALSGCATESSRTLDVPAVSSAQKPYAGKPVAIAVGKFDNRSSYMRGIFSDGIDRLGGQAKTILVTRLQQSRRFNVLDRENLDEIKQEAGFMKKAQAVKGANYVVTGDVTEFGRKDVGDHQLFGILGRGKTQVAYAKVNLNIVDTTTSEVVASSQGAGEFSLSNREVIGFGGTAGYDSTLNGKVLDLAIQEAVNHLAEQVDAGALKVSQ
- a CDS encoding NAD(P)/FAD-dependent oxidoreductase, producing MTQSFTRRADALARDSYYEATATRPVVDDPVLDDAIDVDVCVIGAGFAGLSTALDCRARGLSVAVIDAHRPGWGASGRNGGQAITGFAKDEEIERQLGADGARAAWSLSLDGVALIAERIAHYGIDCDFTRGYLTVATKPRRIDDLRAWMDAATSRWGHPSLAWLDTGAIQARIASTRYLAGVHDPLSGHLHPLKYCLGLAEAARREGVALFAHTPALDIVRGARPVVRTPSGEVRCRFVVSCCNAGPGGVLPAATAARIAPIASYIIATEPLGQARADALIAQREAVCDNNFFLDYFRLSADHRMLFGGRANSAGASPATLAETIRQRMTGVFPQLGDVRVEHAWGGFVDVTRNRAPDFGALDPNFFYVQGFSGHGVALTGIAGRAIAGAIAGDTRAFDLFARLRHRRFPGGDAWRQPALELGMLYHRVRELF
- the gor gene encoding glutathione-disulfide reductase, with the translated sequence MDFDYDLFVIGAGSGGVRLARMSASYGARVGIAEEEQIGGTCVLRGCIPKKLLVYASHYPHEIEDAKGFGWTFGAGTLDWPALIAAKDREINRLSDIYISLLQQSGVDMHAGRATLVDAHTVAVGGRTIRARHIAIATGSRPSLPPRPGIEHAITSREALSLAACPRRIAVVGGGYIAVEFAGIFNGLGSQVDLFYRGEKILRGFDDDVRQFLTDEMTKQGVAIHSRAVVEAIARADDGTLSVRVGDAWHGPYDQVLYATGRVPNVDGLGLEQAGVLLDAGGAIAVDAYSATSVASIHAIGDVTSRPQLTPVATRDGGLLARTLFGGSRVAADHEWVPSAVFSQPEVATVGLTEADARTAHGGVDIYRTSFKALRHTLSGRDERTLMKLVVARDSQRVIGAHMVGRDAGEIIQGIAIAIRAGATKAQFDDTIGIHPTAAEEFVTMRQKVAD
- a CDS encoding NAD(P)/FAD-dependent oxidoreductase, yielding MQTFANQPHVASYYAATANDTTRHAPLAGATDADVCVIGAGLTGLSAALNLAERGHSVTVLEASRVGWAASGRNGGQLIGGFACDIDTFAQFMPEGDVKRIWDMGLETLSLVKSRIAQHDIDCALVPGYLTAANTERDADSLKRWRDEAAKRFGYDRFHFVEEDEIGDYVQSSRYRGGLYDPDSGHLHPLNYTLGLARAATDAGVRIHEDSCVTRVRDVAGGHVVETSEGHVRARFVVLACNTYVGTLSPALSKKIMPVGTYVIATEPLGEARAAALMPARAAICDSRFVLDYFRPAPDTRLVWGGKVSYSTRQPRDLAAAMREDMLKTFPQLADVKVDYAWGGFVDITMNRAPHFGRVAPTMYFAQGFSGHGVNTTALAGKLIAEAIDGQASRFDLFDKIRHRDFPGGAALRTPALVLAMGWYRLLDAFGMH
- a CDS encoding DUF799 domain-containing protein is translated as MFKTLSFKLMSVLSIVALLSACAQPVKRPDYTAFKKSQPRSILVLPPVNETSDVAATYGVLSQMTLPLAESGYYVVPVAVMDETFKQNGLTNAAEIQETPPAKLREIFGADAALYSKVSQYGTVYRIITSATVVSTSAKLVDLRTGDVLWQGQASASSDEGGNNGGGGLIGMLVVAAVKQIANSLMDQSHDIAAFTSNRLLSAGPPNGLLYGPHSPKYGTD